In one Actinomyces trachealis genomic region, the following are encoded:
- a CDS encoding helix-turn-helix domain-containing protein, whose amino-acid sequence MSTRFLTISDVAEQLQLSAQAVRALIHNGDLPAIQVGARKLWRIEDAALEEYIQRQYASTRKLVAAGRTDQQD is encoded by the coding sequence ATGAGTACCCGGTTCCTGACCATCTCTGACGTGGCCGAGCAGCTCCAACTCTCCGCACAGGCGGTTCGCGCCCTGATCCACAACGGGGATCTGCCCGCCATCCAGGTGGGCGCACGCAAGTTATGGCGAATTGAAGACGCTGCGCTGGAGGAGTATATCCAGCGCCAGTACGCCTCAACCCGCAAACTCGTGGCCGCTGGCCGCACAGACCAGCAGGACTGA
- a CDS encoding Fis family transcriptional regulator — MDLDSLFADLENAFEAERRADLLAASHELAEAELGEVGLADRLCGAAGQRLQLAVRGGVVLAGVLLAVRGQHVLLREDSGTQALVPLRSVIAAWPLGLKAVSPEGGVHERSLRSLMRALVRRGVVVRLSLLGVELAGRPVRVGADHVDVVVAGGAAMGGGVNGRVSVALDAVDVLRLH, encoded by the coding sequence GTGGACCTCGATTCCCTGTTTGCGGACCTAGAGAACGCCTTTGAGGCCGAAAGGCGCGCCGACCTGCTAGCAGCTAGCCACGAGCTGGCCGAAGCGGAGCTGGGGGAGGTGGGGCTGGCCGACCGCCTGTGCGGCGCGGCGGGCCAACGCCTGCAGCTGGCTGTCAGGGGTGGGGTGGTGCTCGCGGGAGTCCTGCTGGCTGTGCGGGGGCAGCACGTGCTGCTGCGGGAGGACTCTGGGACCCAGGCGCTGGTGCCGCTGCGCTCTGTGATTGCCGCCTGGCCGCTTGGGCTCAAAGCCGTCTCACCAGAGGGTGGGGTGCATGAGCGCAGCCTGCGCTCACTAATGCGCGCGCTTGTGCGCCGCGGCGTGGTAGTCCGGCTCTCCCTGCTGGGAGTGGAGCTGGCGGGGCGGCCGGTGCGCGTCGGCGCCGACCATGTGGACGTCGTCGTTGCGGGTGGTGCCGCCATGGGTGGCGGCGTCAATGGGCGCGTGAGCGTGGCGCTCGACGCCGTCGACGTCTTGCGCCTGCACTGA
- a CDS encoding LysM peptidoglycan-binding domain-containing protein, giving the protein MQTGTALKLLSCASAATAALLGRLSYLRQQSLRGLSVASWGSTQFSDAVLVGLCLLGAMAAAWYCLSALLALVATASPRPHHLPQASGAREFCERLLEAWGAPLVRRLAAGALVASLGTAPALAAEAPVADDFGWQPTQSASQTTPPTQQENTPAPTATTQPVKTNQHTVQPGESLWEITATQLGLPNNSAAVATAWPQLYEVNKDAIGPDPGLIWPGTTLRLPWASN; this is encoded by the coding sequence ATGCAGACAGGTACTGCACTCAAACTCCTTAGCTGCGCATCTGCCGCTACAGCAGCACTTCTGGGGCGGCTTTCCTACCTGCGGCAGCAGTCGCTGCGCGGTCTGAGCGTGGCGTCTTGGGGCTCCACCCAGTTTTCCGACGCCGTACTTGTGGGCTTGTGCCTCCTGGGGGCGATGGCTGCCGCCTGGTACTGCCTGTCCGCGCTGCTGGCCCTGGTGGCAACGGCCAGTCCCCGACCTCACCATCTGCCGCAGGCATCCGGGGCGCGTGAGTTCTGCGAGCGGCTCCTGGAGGCCTGGGGCGCACCGCTAGTGCGGCGACTCGCCGCTGGCGCGCTGGTGGCGAGCCTGGGCACGGCCCCAGCCCTGGCAGCTGAGGCGCCGGTGGCGGACGACTTCGGTTGGCAGCCCACGCAGAGCGCCAGCCAGACCACACCCCCAACACAACAGGAGAACACCCCCGCCCCCACCGCCACAACCCAGCCTGTCAAGACCAACCAGCACACGGTCCAACCCGGAGAGAGCCTGTGGGAGATCACCGCCACCCAACTGGGTCTGCCAAACAACTCGGCCGCCGTCGCCACAGCCTGGCCCCAGCTGTATGAGGTCAACAAGGACGCGATCGGCCCTGATCCCGGGCTGATCTGGCCGGGCACCACCCTACGCCTGCCCTGGGCCAGCAACTGA
- a CDS encoding Rv3235 family protein: protein MTTLTPARPASLEAAPHPTPQRHNQKRSTAQAARTKSTSRKTLHPVAAGQQTKARRAHRTQAPIIRITVAPTAGTRQPRRVERTLAATPRVPMWDRDTSLTGSPVLSPASLPRQAWDRAHFRAQADLPEAMSLVELATCPRPAAPTDPPEKAAEVLVRASFEVLTGRRSAQALVRHTTPELFDAIARRSSLAQRESGRLSPAAAPTVRSSHAQEPVPGRAEAVVLLETAGRVRAAAARLLLRRGRWILAGLEIA, encoded by the coding sequence ATGACTACCCTGACCCCTGCCCGGCCCGCGAGCCTGGAGGCCGCACCCCACCCCACTCCCCAGCGGCACAACCAGAAGCGGTCAACTGCCCAAGCCGCCAGAACCAAAAGCACCTCCCGCAAGACGCTCCATCCGGTGGCGGCCGGGCAACAAACGAAGGCCCGCCGCGCCCACCGCACCCAGGCGCCAATCATCCGGATCACCGTGGCCCCGACCGCAGGCACTCGCCAACCCCGGCGGGTGGAGCGCACGCTGGCAGCCACCCCACGTGTTCCCATGTGGGACCGCGACACCTCATTGACTGGTAGCCCCGTCCTGAGCCCGGCCAGCCTGCCACGCCAAGCCTGGGACCGAGCGCACTTCCGCGCCCAGGCGGACCTGCCTGAGGCCATGAGCCTGGTGGAGCTTGCAACATGCCCCCGCCCAGCGGCTCCAACTGATCCGCCAGAGAAGGCCGCTGAGGTGCTAGTCCGGGCGAGCTTTGAGGTGCTCACGGGCCGCCGCTCCGCACAGGCACTGGTACGGCACACCACGCCGGAGCTCTTTGACGCTATTGCTCGCCGTTCTAGCCTGGCCCAACGCGAATCTGGCCGACTTTCTCCCGCAGCGGCCCCCACCGTCCGCTCCAGTCACGCACAGGAGCCGGTACCGGGCCGGGCAGAGGCGGTGGTCCTGCTAGAAACGGCAGGCCGGGTCCGGGCGGCAGCCGCCCGCCTGCTGCTGCGTCGTGGCCGCTGGATCCTCGCGGGACTGGAGATCGCCTAA
- the secA gene encoding preprotein translocase subunit SecA, which produces MSIVDRILRLGEGRTLKKLDALATQVEALADTYKEFTDEELRELTDELKQRHADGETLDDLLPEAFAAVAEAADRVLGMRPYHVQIMGGAALHLGNIAEMKTGEGKTLVATMPSYLRALTGKGVHVVTVNDYLAEYQSDLMGRVHRFLGLSTGCILAGQTPAERRKQYGCDITYGTNNEFGFDYLRDNMAQRPEDLVQRGHAFVIVDEVDSILIDEARTPLIISGPATGDVNKWYQEFAKIAARLETGKDYEVDEKKRTVGILAAGIERVEDYLGIDNLYESANTPLIGFLNNSIRAKELFHLDKDYIVRDGEVLIVDEHTGRVLPGRRYNEGMHQAIEAKEGVEIKAENQTLATITLQNYFRLYPEGSRSGMTGTAETEAAEFAGTYEIGVVPIPTNKPMIRVDQPDLVYTNAKSKLAAVVDDIVERHEAGQPVLVGTTSVEKSEQLSEMLRKRDVPHEVLNAKQHAREAAVVAMAGRKGAVTVATNMAGRGTDIMLGGNAEHIAVTALKEQGLDPEENAEEYDAAWPAALKAAKEACKAEHDEVVELGGLYVLGTERHESRRIDNQLRGRSGRQGDPGESRFYLSMEDDLMRMFASGAAQRIMAADAYPDDVPLESKIVSRAIASAQRQVESRNYEIRKNVLKYDDVMTEQREKVYAERRRVLEGEDLEPQIEAFRASVVNTVVASRTAEGRSDEWDLEALWNDLAHIYPVSLTSEEIVDAVGGLDRLTPEVLSAELTGDAEVSYEEAEKRLNANPLAQAQLGEEPMRTMERRILLAVVDKHWREHLYEMDYLKEGIGLRAMAQRDPLVEYANEGAHMFKAMMEGIREETVEQIFANAARFEEAQARHEEQMAEAADGRAVADLNPSRSAGTVLGDTGQERMNTKVTYSTPDEEGGAAVSGGASAADEAGTMGMNRAEKRAAKRRKRR; this is translated from the coding sequence TTGTCGATCGTCGACCGGATCCTCCGCCTCGGTGAGGGGCGCACACTCAAGAAGCTCGACGCCCTGGCCACCCAGGTCGAGGCGCTCGCGGACACCTACAAGGAGTTCACCGACGAGGAGCTGCGCGAGCTGACTGACGAGCTCAAGCAGCGCCACGCTGACGGCGAGACGCTCGACGACCTGCTTCCTGAGGCCTTCGCCGCCGTCGCTGAGGCCGCCGACCGCGTCCTGGGCATGCGTCCCTACCACGTGCAGATCATGGGCGGTGCCGCCCTCCACCTGGGCAACATCGCGGAAATGAAGACCGGTGAGGGCAAGACTCTTGTGGCCACCATGCCCTCCTATCTGCGGGCCCTGACCGGCAAGGGGGTGCACGTCGTCACCGTCAACGACTACCTAGCCGAGTACCAGTCCGACCTCATGGGCCGCGTCCACCGCTTCCTGGGCCTGAGCACTGGCTGCATCCTGGCGGGACAAACCCCCGCCGAGCGTCGTAAGCAGTATGGCTGCGATATCACCTACGGCACCAACAACGAGTTCGGCTTTGACTACCTGCGCGACAACATGGCCCAGCGCCCCGAGGACCTGGTCCAGCGCGGTCACGCCTTCGTGATCGTGGACGAGGTGGACTCCATCCTCATTGACGAGGCCCGCACCCCACTGATCATCTCCGGCCCCGCCACCGGCGACGTCAACAAGTGGTACCAGGAGTTCGCCAAGATCGCCGCGCGCCTGGAGACTGGGAAGGACTATGAAGTCGACGAGAAGAAGCGCACGGTCGGCATCCTGGCCGCTGGCATCGAGCGCGTGGAAGACTACCTAGGCATCGACAATCTCTACGAGTCCGCCAACACCCCACTGATCGGCTTTCTCAACAACTCGATCCGCGCTAAGGAACTCTTCCACCTGGATAAGGATTACATCGTGCGCGATGGCGAGGTGTTGATCGTGGACGAGCACACTGGCCGCGTCCTGCCCGGGCGCCGCTACAACGAGGGTATGCATCAGGCTATTGAGGCCAAGGAGGGTGTGGAGATCAAGGCTGAGAACCAGACCCTGGCCACGATCACCCTGCAGAACTATTTCCGCCTTTACCCAGAGGGTTCCCGTTCCGGCATGACCGGCACCGCCGAGACTGAGGCTGCCGAGTTCGCTGGCACCTACGAGATCGGTGTGGTCCCAATCCCCACCAACAAGCCCATGATCCGCGTGGACCAGCCGGACCTGGTCTACACCAACGCCAAGTCCAAGCTGGCTGCGGTGGTTGACGACATCGTGGAGCGCCACGAGGCCGGTCAACCCGTCCTGGTGGGCACCACCAGTGTGGAGAAGTCCGAGCAGCTCTCCGAGATGCTGCGCAAACGAGACGTCCCCCACGAGGTACTCAATGCCAAGCAGCACGCGCGCGAAGCCGCCGTCGTTGCCATGGCAGGACGCAAAGGTGCCGTCACCGTGGCCACCAACATGGCTGGCCGTGGAACCGACATCATGCTGGGCGGCAACGCTGAGCACATTGCCGTGACGGCCCTCAAGGAGCAGGGCCTGGATCCGGAGGAGAACGCGGAGGAGTACGACGCCGCCTGGCCCGCCGCGCTCAAGGCCGCCAAGGAGGCCTGCAAGGCGGAGCACGACGAGGTGGTGGAGCTCGGCGGCCTGTACGTGCTAGGCACCGAGCGTCACGAGTCCCGCCGCATTGACAATCAGTTGCGCGGTCGCTCCGGCCGTCAGGGGGACCCGGGCGAGTCCCGCTTCTACCTGTCTATGGAGGACGACTTGATGCGCATGTTCGCCTCCGGTGCTGCCCAGCGCATCATGGCCGCTGACGCCTACCCCGACGACGTCCCGCTGGAGTCCAAGATCGTCAGCCGCGCCATCGCCTCCGCGCAGCGGCAGGTGGAGTCGCGCAACTATGAGATCCGCAAGAACGTCCTGAAGTATGACGACGTCATGACTGAGCAGCGCGAGAAGGTCTACGCTGAGCGCCGCCGCGTCCTGGAGGGGGAGGACCTGGAACCCCAGATCGAGGCCTTCCGGGCCTCCGTGGTCAACACCGTGGTGGCCTCCCGCACCGCTGAGGGCCGTTCCGATGAGTGGGACCTGGAAGCCCTCTGGAATGACCTGGCCCATATCTACCCTGTCAGCCTCACAAGCGAGGAGATCGTGGACGCCGTGGGCGGTCTGGATCGCCTCACCCCAGAGGTCCTCAGTGCTGAGCTAACTGGCGACGCTGAGGTGTCCTACGAGGAGGCTGAGAAGCGCCTGAACGCCAACCCGCTGGCTCAGGCCCAGCTCGGCGAGGAGCCTATGCGTACTATGGAGCGCCGCATCCTGCTGGCTGTGGTGGACAAGCACTGGCGCGAGCACCTCTATGAGATGGATTACCTCAAGGAGGGCATTGGCCTGCGCGCCATGGCCCAGAGGGACCCCCTGGTGGAGTACGCCAACGAGGGCGCCCACATGTTCAAGGCCATGATGGAGGGCATTCGTGAGGAGACCGTGGAGCAGATCTTCGCTAATGCTGCCCGCTTTGAGGAGGCGCAGGCCCGCCACGAGGAGCAGATGGCGGAGGCGGCTGACGGTCGCGCCGTCGCCGACCTCAACCCCTCGCGGTCCGCGGGCACAGTCCTGGGTGACACCGGCCAGGAGCGCATGAACACCAAGGTGACCTACTCCACGCCCGACGAGGAGGGTGGGGCTGCTGTTTCCGGCGGTGCCTCCGCTGCGGATGAGGCGGGGACCATGGGCATGAACCGCGCGGAAAAGCGGGCCGCTAAGCGTCGCAAGCGCCGTTGA
- a CDS encoding ComF family protein, whose translation MHYFLPALTRLALPVCCAGCGAWDTLLCAACREALCGPLRMVPEAGEAVWAGADYAGVVRHLVLAWKNGAREDLAAVFAAQGHALGAQWWKVAGCAAAGREVTASQAARGQETTARPARSGPLLVVPAPSGLRRRLRGQLVTAPLADAVAAGVAQVAGSSLEVWSADLLRRRFGTAHQAGLGAVQRAHNRSQPPWVLAEVAGLQVLLVDDVVTTGATLAACRRALAEAGAEVLGALAVAAAPAPGGPVRCGRRPAQSSTSG comes from the coding sequence ATGCATTATTTCCTGCCCGCCCTGACGCGTTTGGCCTTACCCGTTTGCTGTGCTGGCTGCGGCGCCTGGGACACGCTCCTATGCGCGGCCTGCCGGGAGGCGCTGTGCGGGCCGCTGCGGATGGTGCCGGAAGCTGGTGAGGCGGTGTGGGCGGGGGCAGACTACGCGGGGGTGGTGCGGCACTTGGTGCTCGCGTGGAAGAACGGTGCGCGGGAGGACCTGGCGGCAGTGTTCGCCGCACAGGGCCACGCTTTGGGGGCCCAGTGGTGGAAGGTGGCTGGGTGTGCGGCAGCCGGGCGGGAGGTCACCGCTTCTCAGGCAGCCAGAGGGCAGGAGACGACGGCCAGACCTGCGCGTTCCGGCCCGTTACTGGTGGTTCCCGCACCTTCTGGTTTGAGGCGGCGCCTGCGTGGACAGTTGGTGACGGCGCCGCTGGCAGACGCGGTGGCTGCGGGGGTGGCGCAGGTCGCTGGCAGCAGCCTAGAGGTGTGGTCCGCAGACCTGTTGCGACGCCGGTTCGGCACGGCGCACCAGGCGGGCCTGGGCGCCGTCCAGCGGGCGCACAACCGCAGCCAGCCGCCTTGGGTGCTGGCGGAGGTGGCTGGCCTACAGGTGCTGCTGGTGGACGACGTCGTGACCACGGGGGCGACTTTGGCGGCGTGCCGCAGGGCTTTGGCGGAGGCTGGAGCGGAGGTATTGGGGGCTTTGGCGGTGGCGGCAGCACCGGCGCCAGGCGGCCCTGTTCGTTGTGGGCGACGGCCTGCACAATCGTCCACATCGGGGTGA
- the hpf gene encoding ribosome hibernation-promoting factor, HPF/YfiA family, with amino-acid sequence MDITVVGRNAEISSRYRDYVEEKVTKVEQYDPRVQRVEIEVTHERNPRQADTAERVELTVVSKGPIIRAEASSSDRFAAFDIAMGKLTERLRRVRDRKKNHHRYAVVMPEEPKETKLAAEEEPPEEIKPTVPTTKGVAVESQLGDSPVIVRQKLHDAVPMTVDEALYQMELVGHPFYVFIEKETKQPCAVYHRHGWTYGVIRLDAQVL; translated from the coding sequence ATGGACATCACCGTCGTTGGTCGCAACGCTGAGATCAGTTCGCGTTACCGGGACTACGTCGAGGAGAAGGTCACCAAGGTCGAGCAATATGACCCCCGCGTGCAGCGTGTGGAGATCGAGGTGACGCACGAGCGCAACCCGCGTCAAGCGGACACCGCCGAGCGAGTCGAACTCACCGTCGTCTCTAAAGGCCCGATCATCCGGGCCGAGGCTTCCTCCTCTGACCGCTTCGCCGCTTTCGACATCGCCATGGGGAAACTTACTGAACGCCTGCGCCGGGTGCGTGACCGGAAGAAGAACCACCACCGTTACGCCGTCGTGATGCCGGAGGAGCCCAAGGAGACCAAGCTTGCAGCCGAGGAGGAGCCCCCGGAGGAAATCAAACCCACTGTCCCCACCACCAAGGGGGTGGCGGTGGAGTCCCAGCTGGGTGACTCCCCAGTGATCGTCCGCCAGAAGCTGCACGACGCCGTCCCTATGACCGTGGATGAAGCCCTCTACCAGATGGAGCTGGTGGGGCACCCCTTCTACGTGTTCATTGAAAAGGAGACCAAGCAGCCCTGCGCCGTCTACCACCGCCACGGTTGGACCTACGGCGTGATCCGCCTAGACGCTCAGGTCCTCTGA
- a CDS encoding GerMN domain-containing protein gives MTGAELNPSHPPLEQQRAVSGSGLTRRGLLLTLATAGAAGLSGCVTLPVSGKVQRAKVKEQRPDSLIQTADLPLVGTEPTEIVAGFLRACAAGPNDNFATARRYLVGPVASSWWPERTVRIYPHLDSPSIVQDDNGAVQVSVPVQAQVDAEGNYEVVSEETPIQLSYTLTRDSGNQWRIAAVPDGVMLPASSFSSSFICVPVFFLAPDGTHWVADSRWVPSRNAVSRVVSRILGGPSDRLQGVATALSLGDMELEDQAGLAAVNGLVAVRLLSQGKQPAGLLSRLASQITLSLSVLDTVEEVQVAVNGERVQADSNLPNPLKDPGQVVLLTPSAVVQGVSGARVALADLTPLGGAQARYPAIGPDGSVYAVNGGSLQRLVAGTNAASVIYSIANPQADNDALLPPVADADGWVWTGREGKLSVVNAKGASHNIKAEWLEGKVTAFDLSAEGGRVAVVASTKQGTRVAVCAVKREGADAHPAALVEPQYVVAPGATAVAWTDLVTVAVLLAQESGEAMLRLQVVGGSYEDLPAVKGTTVLAGERTNGTLLACDSHSVLWRRSGATWHEIDAACSDPYYPLPGV, from the coding sequence GTGACCGGCGCTGAGCTCAACCCGAGCCACCCGCCCCTTGAGCAGCAGCGGGCTGTATCCGGCAGTGGCCTCACCCGCCGGGGACTCCTGCTAACCCTGGCGACGGCGGGCGCCGCCGGGTTGAGCGGCTGCGTGACCCTGCCCGTCAGCGGCAAAGTGCAGCGCGCCAAGGTAAAAGAACAGCGGCCCGACTCACTGATCCAGACGGCCGACCTGCCACTGGTGGGGACGGAGCCCACGGAGATCGTCGCGGGCTTCCTGCGGGCCTGCGCGGCTGGCCCAAACGACAACTTCGCCACCGCGCGCCGCTACCTGGTAGGCCCCGTGGCCTCCTCCTGGTGGCCTGAGCGCACGGTGCGCATCTACCCTCACCTGGATTCCCCAAGCATTGTTCAGGATGACAACGGGGCCGTGCAGGTCTCCGTTCCGGTGCAGGCGCAGGTGGACGCGGAGGGCAACTATGAGGTGGTCTCAGAGGAAACCCCGATCCAGCTTTCCTACACGCTCACTCGCGACTCCGGAAACCAGTGGCGTATCGCCGCAGTACCTGACGGCGTGATGCTCCCGGCCTCCTCCTTCAGCTCCAGTTTCATTTGCGTTCCGGTCTTCTTCCTCGCGCCTGACGGGACCCACTGGGTGGCTGACTCCCGCTGGGTGCCCTCCCGCAATGCCGTCAGCCGGGTGGTCAGCCGTATCCTGGGTGGGCCTTCCGACCGGCTCCAAGGCGTAGCCACCGCCCTTTCCCTGGGCGATATGGAGCTAGAGGACCAGGCAGGCCTAGCCGCCGTCAATGGCCTGGTTGCTGTGCGTCTGCTTTCGCAGGGCAAGCAGCCCGCCGGTTTGCTGTCCCGCCTGGCCTCCCAGATCACCTTGAGCCTGTCCGTGCTGGACACCGTTGAGGAGGTCCAGGTGGCGGTCAACGGTGAGCGGGTGCAGGCGGACTCCAACCTGCCCAACCCGCTCAAGGATCCCGGCCAGGTGGTCCTCCTGACTCCCAGCGCCGTGGTGCAGGGCGTGAGTGGTGCGCGCGTGGCGCTCGCGGACCTCACTCCCTTGGGTGGGGCGCAGGCGCGCTACCCGGCGATCGGCCCTGATGGCAGCGTCTACGCCGTCAACGGCGGTAGCCTCCAACGGCTTGTCGCTGGAACGAACGCTGCTTCTGTCATCTACTCAATCGCCAACCCACAGGCTGACAATGACGCACTCCTGCCGCCCGTAGCTGACGCCGACGGCTGGGTGTGGACTGGCCGTGAGGGCAAGCTATCCGTGGTTAACGCCAAGGGCGCGTCCCACAACATTAAGGCCGAGTGGTTGGAAGGTAAGGTCACAGCTTTCGACCTGTCCGCAGAGGGTGGCCGCGTGGCAGTAGTGGCCTCCACGAAGCAGGGTACGCGCGTGGCTGTTTGTGCCGTTAAGCGTGAGGGCGCAGACGCTCACCCCGCTGCGCTGGTGGAGCCGCAGTACGTGGTGGCGCCCGGGGCCACTGCGGTGGCCTGGACGGATTTGGTGACTGTGGCGGTGCTGCTGGCGCAGGAATCGGGTGAGGCGATGCTGCGGCTACAGGTCGTCGGCGGTTCCTATGAGGATCTGCCTGCCGTCAAGGGCACCACTGTGCTGGCTGGTGAGCGCACCAATGGCACCCTGCTGGCCTGTGACTCTCACTCCGTGCTGTGGCGCCGCAGTGGGGCCACATGGCATGAGATCGACGCCGCCTGCTCCGACCCGTACTACCCGCTGCCTGGCGTCTAA
- the mtrB gene encoding MtrAB system histidine kinase MtrB gives MTPEAQQGGWRDLPVVRSLRHSVSMRLTVMAVGIGGVMIVLLLVLVTSHIRSDIFDNKRDAVLQDAHTRAQVAQADLDAATISSGDDVAIAVQREISRIRGSFAAAGGVGVVLNRATNEGSSTVINDLATDANLSSLISAELASQVEASGPGVEHWQSIRVPSGSKTKPGLVVGTQINLPMAGRHDLYLIYTLAPEQRVLTVTARAMTVASLGFATVLIVMVSTMAWRVLLPVRQTSLAAQRLARGLLTERLDVHGADELAALARSFNTMADNIEEQISRYDDLSQLQRRFVSDVSHELRTPLTTIRLAGEQIFKAREDFDDPVLKRSAVILFGQLERFGTMLEDLLTISRIDAGASALHLKEVDMVEVVRDVLGMAAPLAAEKNTDVRLHAPDGPVRVALDRTRVERIVRNLVVNALEHGEGKPLDVTVAQNAGAVAVRVRDRGVGMSEKVVAHVFDRFFRADPSRKRTTGGTGLGLSISQEDATLHGGELTAWGWPGDGSSFLLTLPRVPGEPIDERPLELIPEDAPAEALAAAHASRTNNPTRNERDLESAMRPAADTRPEIVPPPRQQARGPVTRYADATGVNPPVVVTAEPIDDTDETLAAVEGLLKAAGLEARSAEHLRVPVRSHGVTAVPSANQTPRELQYAPTPEDPEVHRDRR, from the coding sequence ATGACGCCTGAGGCACAACAGGGGGGCTGGCGGGACCTACCGGTCGTCAGATCCCTGCGCCACTCCGTCTCCATGCGCCTGACGGTCATGGCGGTGGGGATCGGTGGCGTAATGATCGTGCTGCTGCTGGTGCTGGTCACCAGCCACATCCGCAGCGACATCTTCGACAACAAGCGCGACGCCGTCTTGCAGGATGCGCACACGCGCGCCCAGGTAGCTCAGGCTGACCTGGACGCAGCCACCATCTCCTCAGGAGACGACGTCGCCATCGCGGTGCAGCGGGAGATCTCCCGTATCCGCGGCTCCTTCGCTGCGGCTGGCGGCGTCGGTGTGGTCCTGAACCGGGCCACAAATGAGGGCTCCAGCACCGTGATCAACGATCTAGCCACAGACGCCAACCTTTCTAGCCTGATCTCTGCGGAGCTAGCCTCCCAGGTGGAGGCCTCGGGGCCAGGCGTTGAGCACTGGCAGTCGATTCGTGTGCCCTCAGGCAGCAAAACCAAACCGGGGCTGGTGGTAGGCACCCAGATCAACCTGCCTATGGCAGGCCGACACGACCTCTACCTCATCTACACCCTGGCGCCTGAGCAGCGGGTCCTCACCGTCACCGCCCGCGCCATGACCGTTGCCAGTCTCGGATTCGCTACCGTGCTAATCGTCATGGTATCCACCATGGCCTGGCGCGTGTTGCTCCCCGTGCGCCAGACCTCCCTGGCTGCCCAGCGCCTAGCTCGCGGCCTGCTCACCGAGCGCCTCGACGTGCATGGCGCCGACGAGCTAGCGGCCCTGGCCCGCTCTTTCAACACGATGGCGGATAACATCGAGGAGCAGATCAGCCGTTACGACGATCTCTCCCAGCTCCAACGGCGCTTCGTCTCCGACGTCTCACACGAGCTGCGTACCCCTCTGACCACCATCCGCCTGGCCGGGGAACAGATCTTCAAAGCCCGCGAGGACTTTGACGACCCAGTCCTAAAACGCAGCGCCGTGATCCTCTTTGGTCAGCTGGAGCGCTTTGGCACCATGCTGGAGGACCTGCTAACCATCTCCCGGATCGACGCCGGCGCCTCAGCCTTGCACCTCAAAGAGGTGGATATGGTTGAGGTGGTTCGTGACGTGCTCGGTATGGCGGCGCCCCTGGCGGCCGAGAAGAACACCGACGTGCGCCTCCACGCACCTGACGGCCCTGTGCGCGTGGCCCTGGACCGCACCCGTGTGGAGCGGATCGTCCGCAACCTAGTTGTCAACGCTCTGGAGCACGGGGAAGGCAAGCCCCTGGACGTCACCGTGGCGCAGAACGCTGGAGCCGTGGCCGTGCGTGTACGCGACCGCGGAGTCGGCATGAGCGAGAAGGTTGTAGCCCACGTTTTTGACCGCTTCTTCCGGGCGGACCCTTCGCGTAAGCGCACCACCGGCGGCACCGGTTTGGGCCTGTCCATCTCCCAGGAGGACGCCACCCTCCACGGCGGCGAACTCACCGCCTGGGGCTGGCCCGGTGATGGCTCCTCCTTCCTTCTCACCCTGCCGCGCGTGCCCGGTGAGCCCATTGACGAGCGGCCTCTCGAACTCATCCCAGAGGACGCCCCCGCCGAAGCGCTCGCGGCGGCGCACGCCAGCCGCACCAACAATCCGACGCGCAACGAGCGAGACCTTGAGTCCGCCATGCGCCCCGCCGCCGACACCCGGCCAGAAATCGTGCCCCCACCCCGCCAGCAGGCCCGCGGACCCGTCACCCGCTACGCCGACGCCACCGGCGTGAACCCACCCGTAGTGGTCACCGCCGAGCCCATTGACGACACCGACGAAACCCTGGCGGCCGTTGAGGGACTCCTCAAGGCCGCCGGACTGGAGGCGCGCTCCGCCGAGCACCTGCGCGTGCCCGTACGCAGCCACGGCGTCACCGCTGTGCCATCCGCCAACCAGACACCCCGTGAGCTGCAGTACGCCCCCACCCCTGAGGACCCGGAGGTGCACCGTGACCGGCGCTGA